A genomic window from Salvia miltiorrhiza cultivar Shanhuang (shh) chromosome 5, IMPLAD_Smil_shh, whole genome shotgun sequence includes:
- the LOC130986478 gene encoding multicopper oxidase LPR2 isoform X1 — translation MAVREKLLQAYVLINIILVNFAWAEDRLIRPSELEMFVDELPDMPRIKGFDFVDASLVPTNLNIGMYHKLWKFHRDLPATPVFAYGTTKENATVPGPTIEALHGIHTRIKWTNYLPSKHILPWDPTIPTATPHKGKGIPTVVHLHGGVDEPESDGHSGAWFTARFKDRGPSWTRKTYKYHNVQHPGTLWYHDHAMGLTRVNLLAGLVGAYIIRQPRVELPLGLPYDEEFDRPLVVFDRSFSTDGSIYMDPKGNNPSIHPQWQPEYFGDAIVVNGKAWPYMIVRRRKYRFRIINASNARFFNFSFDNGLKFIHVGSDSAYNEKPVMLNSFLLAPSEIADVVVDFSKSKSKSAILSNDAAYPYPSGDPVNAANSKVMKFIIKPKHEVDTSKIPKKLIKYPPPSPSVSGVTRYIALYEYTSAIDEPTHLYINGLPYEAAATEKPKVGATEIWNVINLTEDNHPLHIHLGLFVVVEQTELVDVDEFKTCMFKYNDAVECGVHKYAVGNKTEVPAHEKGWKNVFKMMPGHITKIIVKFSYIHSNQSYPFDATAHPGYVYHCHVSSFHLFTIFIFTMLFNYFNFLQILDHEDNAMMRPLKFTH, via the exons ATGGCGGTGAGAGAGAAATTGTTGCAGGCTTATGTgctaataaatataattttggtGAATTTTGCATGGGCTGAAGATAGACTGATAAGGCCGTCAGAGTTGGAGATGTTTGTTGATGAGCTTCCGGACATGCCCAGGATCAAAGGCTTCGATTTCGTCGATGCTTCTCTAGTTCCGACCAATCTCAATATTGGAATGTATCACAAACTATGG AAATTTCATAGAGATCTACCTGCAACACCAGTTTTTGCATATGGTACAACAAAAGAAAATGCCACAGTTCCTGGCCCCACAATTGAAGCCCTTCATGGAATTCACACTCGCATCAAATGGACTAATTACCTCCCTTCAAAACACATACTACCATGGGACCCTACTATCCCAACAGCCACCCCTCACAAAGGAAAGGGCATCCCCACGGTGGTGCACCTCCACGGCGGCGTCGACGAGCCCGAGAGTGACGGCCACTCGGGCGCATGGTTCACGGCCCGGTTCAAGGACCGGGGCCCGTCTTGGACGAGGAAAACCTACAAGTACCATAATGTGCAGCACCCGGGGACGCTATGGTACCATGACCATGCGATGGGGTTGACTCGGGTCAACCTCTTGGCCGGCCTAGTTGGCGCCTACATCATTCGCCAGCCACGTGTCGAGCTGCCACTCGGCCTCCCATACGACGAGGAGTTTGACCGCCCTTTGGTCGTTTTTGACCGCAGCTTCTCTACCGATGGCTCGATATACATGGATCCCAAGGGGAATAACCCGTCCATCCATCCTCAGTGGCAGCCGGAGTATTTCGGCGACGCCATCGTGGTCAATGGGAAGGCGTGGCCCTACATGATCGTGCGGCGGAGGAAGTACAGGTTCAGAATCATCAATGCCAGCAATGCAAGGTTCTTCAACTTCTCTTTCGACAACGGTCTCAAATTCATCCACGTCGGATCCGACTCGGCATACAATGAGAAGCCGGTGATGCTTAATTCCTTCCTGCTAGCGCCGTCGGAGATCGCTGACGTGGTGGTCGACTtttcaaagtcaaagtcaaagtcagcCATCTTGTCCAACGATGCAGCATATCCCTACCCTTCGGGTGATCCGGTCAATGCAGCAAATAGCAAGGTAATGAAATTCATCATCAAACCCAAACACGAAGTTGACACCTCGAAGATCCCCAAAAAACTGATCAAGTATCCTCCACCAAGTCCAAGTGTATCTGGCGTGACGAGGTATATCGCTCTGTACGAGTACACGAGCGCCATCGATGAGCCAACGCATCTGTACATCAATGGGTTGCCCTACGAGGCGGCAGCGACGGAGAAGCCGAAAGTGGGGGCGACGGAGATATGGAACGTGATCAATTTGACGGAGGATAATCATCCGTTGCACATACATTTGGGGCTTTTCGTGGTGGTTGAGCAGACGGAGTTGGTGGATGTGGATGAATTCAAAACGTGCATGTTCAAGTACAACGACGCCGTCGAGTGTGGGGTCCATAAGTATGCGGTGGGTAACAAGACGGAGGTTCCCGCCCACGAGAAGGGCTGGAAAAATGTGTTCAAGATGATGCCCGGACACATCACCAAGATAATAGTCAAGTTTTCTTACATTCATTCCAATCAGTCGTATCCCTTCGATGCCACTGCTCACCCGGGCTATGTCTACCATTGTCATGTAAGTTCTTTTCATCTCTTCACCATCTTCATTTTTACCAtgctttttaattattttaatttcttgcagATATTAGATCACGAGGATAATGCCATGATGAGACCATTGAAATTCACGCACTGA
- the LOC130986478 gene encoding multicopper oxidase LPR2 isoform X2 produces MAVREKLLQAYVLINIILVNFAWAEDRLIRPSELEMFVDELPDMPRIKGFDFVDASLVPTNLNIGMYHKLWKFHRDLPATPVFAYGTTKENATVPGPTIEALHGIHTRIKWTNYLPSKHILPWDPTIPTATPHKGKGIPTVVHLHGGVDEPESDGHSGAWFTARFKDRGPSWTRKTYKYHNVQHPGTLWYHDHAMGLTRVNLLAGLVGAYIIRQPRVELPLGLPYDEEFDRPLVVFDRSFSTDGSIYMDPKGNNPSIHPQWQPEYFGDAIVVNGKAWPYMIVRRRKYRFRIINASNARFFNFSFDNGLKFIHVGSDSAYNEKPVMLNSFLLAPSEIADVVVDFSKSKSKSAILSNDAAYPYPSGDPVNAANSKVMKFIIKPKHEVDTSKIPKKLIKYPPPSPSVSGVTRYIALYEYTSAIDEPTHLYINGLPYEAAATEKPKVGATEIWNVINLTEDNHPLHIHLGLFVVVEQTELVDVDEFKTCMFKYNDAVECGVHKYAVGNKTEVPAHEKGWKNVFKMMPGHITKIIVKFSYIHSNQSYPFDATAHPGYVYHCHILDHEDNAMMRPLKFTH; encoded by the exons ATGGCGGTGAGAGAGAAATTGTTGCAGGCTTATGTgctaataaatataattttggtGAATTTTGCATGGGCTGAAGATAGACTGATAAGGCCGTCAGAGTTGGAGATGTTTGTTGATGAGCTTCCGGACATGCCCAGGATCAAAGGCTTCGATTTCGTCGATGCTTCTCTAGTTCCGACCAATCTCAATATTGGAATGTATCACAAACTATGG AAATTTCATAGAGATCTACCTGCAACACCAGTTTTTGCATATGGTACAACAAAAGAAAATGCCACAGTTCCTGGCCCCACAATTGAAGCCCTTCATGGAATTCACACTCGCATCAAATGGACTAATTACCTCCCTTCAAAACACATACTACCATGGGACCCTACTATCCCAACAGCCACCCCTCACAAAGGAAAGGGCATCCCCACGGTGGTGCACCTCCACGGCGGCGTCGACGAGCCCGAGAGTGACGGCCACTCGGGCGCATGGTTCACGGCCCGGTTCAAGGACCGGGGCCCGTCTTGGACGAGGAAAACCTACAAGTACCATAATGTGCAGCACCCGGGGACGCTATGGTACCATGACCATGCGATGGGGTTGACTCGGGTCAACCTCTTGGCCGGCCTAGTTGGCGCCTACATCATTCGCCAGCCACGTGTCGAGCTGCCACTCGGCCTCCCATACGACGAGGAGTTTGACCGCCCTTTGGTCGTTTTTGACCGCAGCTTCTCTACCGATGGCTCGATATACATGGATCCCAAGGGGAATAACCCGTCCATCCATCCTCAGTGGCAGCCGGAGTATTTCGGCGACGCCATCGTGGTCAATGGGAAGGCGTGGCCCTACATGATCGTGCGGCGGAGGAAGTACAGGTTCAGAATCATCAATGCCAGCAATGCAAGGTTCTTCAACTTCTCTTTCGACAACGGTCTCAAATTCATCCACGTCGGATCCGACTCGGCATACAATGAGAAGCCGGTGATGCTTAATTCCTTCCTGCTAGCGCCGTCGGAGATCGCTGACGTGGTGGTCGACTtttcaaagtcaaagtcaaagtcagcCATCTTGTCCAACGATGCAGCATATCCCTACCCTTCGGGTGATCCGGTCAATGCAGCAAATAGCAAGGTAATGAAATTCATCATCAAACCCAAACACGAAGTTGACACCTCGAAGATCCCCAAAAAACTGATCAAGTATCCTCCACCAAGTCCAAGTGTATCTGGCGTGACGAGGTATATCGCTCTGTACGAGTACACGAGCGCCATCGATGAGCCAACGCATCTGTACATCAATGGGTTGCCCTACGAGGCGGCAGCGACGGAGAAGCCGAAAGTGGGGGCGACGGAGATATGGAACGTGATCAATTTGACGGAGGATAATCATCCGTTGCACATACATTTGGGGCTTTTCGTGGTGGTTGAGCAGACGGAGTTGGTGGATGTGGATGAATTCAAAACGTGCATGTTCAAGTACAACGACGCCGTCGAGTGTGGGGTCCATAAGTATGCGGTGGGTAACAAGACGGAGGTTCCCGCCCACGAGAAGGGCTGGAAAAATGTGTTCAAGATGATGCCCGGACACATCACCAAGATAATAGTCAAGTTTTCTTACATTCATTCCAATCAGTCGTATCCCTTCGATGCCACTGCTCACCCGGGCTATGTCTACCATTGTCAT ATATTAGATCACGAGGATAATGCCATGATGAGACCATTGAAATTCACGCACTGA